In Bradyrhizobium sp. 170, the DNA window CGCTGACCGGGCGCAGGCCCGTTCCTCGAATTAAAGCGGCGCGATGATCGTTCTTACGAAGGGGCTGAGCACGTTGTCGATCAAGGCAAGCTCCTTGATCTGCCCAAGACTCGCCCAGCAAAACATCGCCATGTCGGACTCGATCACGCTCTCATCGTCGACAAATACGATGATGTTCTCGTTCGACTTGCGCCAGAACCGGCCGCCCTCTTCATTGTGCTCTGCCCGGTAAATGATACGAACGCCGGACTTGGCGGTGAGCACCTCCAGCATCGGCGACAGCTTTCCACCATGCGCGCGCCTGATATTGGACCACGTGCTTTGCACGGAGGGAGAGAGCTGGAGCACGCCGACGTTGCCCGGCTCGGCCTTGGCGTACAACAGAAACTGGACGCCGTTATCCGGCGTCTCGCGGGCGATCAGTCCGAGGATACCGCCTTCGGGTTGGGTGTAGATCGGCTGATCCCACGAGGCGACCTCGCGCAGGTCGCCGCTTTCGACGCGTACGCCCTCGACCCCGAAAAACTGCCCGGTCTTGTGCCGCACGTTGCCTTGCGCGTCGCGCGACCAGCCGCGAACCTCGTCGAGCCCGATCAACTCGGCCTTGAAGCGGATAGCCTGGCAGCACTCGTCCCGCCACGCCAGGATCGGCGCGGGATCCGTCGGCTCGATCGCGGCGGAAGCTGCGAGCCTTCCGCGAAACCAGTCGAGATGCGCGCGCTCGGCCATCAAACCACGTCCCTGAGCACTTCGATCACGGTATCGACTTCCTCGTCCTTCAGGTGCGGATACATCGGCAGCGAGAAAATGCGCTGCGCCTTGCGCTCCGCGACCGGGAATTGCCCCTCACGATAGCCGAGATCGGCGCTGCCCCGCATGGTATGAATCGGCCAACGGTAGGACACATTGCAGTTGATGTCGCACTTCGCCAGCCGCTCCAGCACCCCGTCGCGATCCGTCGGGTGTTCTACCACATAAACATAATAGGAATGGCGGCTATGGAGGTTTTCGCGCGGCAGCACGAGGCCGCTTCCGGCGAGACCCTGATTGTAGCGCGCGGCGATCTCCCGCCGCCGCTCTATCCAACTATCGATGCGCGGCAATTTCAGCGACAGGATCGCAGCCTGCACCTCGTCGAGACGCGAATTGTAACCGTGGCGCTCGGAGTAGTACTGCGTTTCCATGCCGTAGAAGCGAAGACTGCGCGCAAGCCGGATCGCCGCCTCGTCGTTGCTCAACACCATGCCGCCGTCGCC includes these proteins:
- a CDS encoding NDP-hexose 2,3-dehydratase family protein, with amino-acid sequence MAERAHLDWFRGRLAASAAIEPTDPAPILAWRDECCQAIRFKAELIGLDEVRGWSRDAQGNVRHKTGQFFGVEGVRVESGDLREVASWDQPIYTQPEGGILGLIARETPDNGVQFLLYAKAEPGNVGVLQLSPSVQSTWSNIRRAHGGKLSPMLEVLTAKSGVRIIYRAEHNEEGGRFWRKSNENIIVFVDDESVIESDMAMFCWASLGQIKELALIDNVLSPFVRTIIAPL